One genomic region from Anabaena sp. PCC 7108 encodes:
- a CDS encoding phage holin family protein: MWGTFLTILATALSLLIVDLIVPGVNLANFPSALIAGLAIGLINGSVKPIISALSLPLTFLTLGGFSLIVNGICFWLASILVPGFSVHGIIAFILGPVVLSLANTFISKYFAEKNPELQSTPTNPKISS, encoded by the coding sequence ATGTGGGGAACATTTTTAACTATACTCGCTACAGCCTTAAGCCTGCTAATTGTTGATTTAATTGTTCCAGGCGTTAATCTTGCCAATTTTCCTTCAGCTTTAATAGCAGGTTTAGCGATTGGTTTGATTAACGGTTCAGTCAAACCAATCATTTCCGCACTATCTTTACCATTGACGTTCTTAACATTAGGTGGATTTTCCCTAATAGTCAACGGAATCTGCTTTTGGTTAGCATCAATTTTAGTTCCTGGCTTTAGCGTTCACGGAATTATTGCTTTTATTCTCGGTCCAGTAGTCCTATCTTTGGCTAACACCTTCATTAGTAAATACTTTGCTGAAAAGAATCCTGAATTACAAAGTACTCCTACTAACCCCAAAATATCCTCTTAA
- a CDS encoding 2Fe-2S iron-sulfur cluster-binding protein, with translation MNIYQIRLINEKLKLDRTIQVPEDQYIIDIAEEIGVRLPSGCKQGECSACVAKLISGEIDQSEQKFLRPHEIQAGYVITCVSYPLSDCVLETHQEQHLYKTSLYHKPE, from the coding sequence ATGAATATTTACCAAATCAGATTAATCAACGAAAAACTAAAATTAGATCGCACAATTCAAGTACCAGAAGATCAATATATAATCGACATAGCCGAAGAAATAGGTGTCCGTTTACCATCTGGTTGTAAACAAGGAGAATGTTCAGCTTGTGTAGCTAAACTTATTAGCGGTGAAATTGATCAAAGTGAACAGAAATTTCTTCGTCCCCATGAAATCCAAGCTGGTTATGTCATTACCTGCGTAAGTTATCCATTATCTGATTGCGTATTAGAAACACATCAAGAACAACATTTATATAAAACCTCCCTCTACCATAAACCTGAATAA
- a CDS encoding YqaE/Pmp3 family membrane protein, producing MKIIRLLLGFFLPPLGVFLTVGVNSTLFINILLTLLGWLPGSIHAIWVIAKHDESQNREEGIY from the coding sequence ATGAAAATAATCCGCTTGCTGCTTGGGTTTTTCTTACCTCCATTAGGAGTTTTTCTCACTGTTGGAGTTAATTCAACTTTGTTCATTAACATCCTGCTTACCCTTCTGGGTTGGCTTCCTGGTAGTATTCATGCAATTTGGGTAATTGCTAAACATGATGAAAGCCAGAATAGAGAGGAAGGTATTTACTAA
- the petJ gene encoding cytochrome c6 PetJ, whose protein sequence is MRRLLTLTLVTLLLWTSILILPILPANALDTQNGAEVFSVHCAGCHINGGNIIRRGKNLKKNALKRYGMDSLAAITNIVTNGKNNMSAYQERLTTEEIENVAAYVLEQAEKDWK, encoded by the coding sequence GTGAGAAGATTACTAACATTAACATTAGTTACCCTTCTATTATGGACAAGCATTTTGATTTTACCGATTTTACCTGCTAATGCTTTAGATACCCAAAATGGGGCAGAAGTTTTTAGTGTTCACTGTGCTGGATGTCATATCAATGGTGGTAACATTATTAGAAGGGGCAAGAATTTAAAAAAGAATGCTTTAAAAAGATATGGAATGGATTCTTTAGCAGCGATTACAAATATCGTTACTAATGGGAAAAACAATATGTCAGCTTATCAAGAAAGATTGACCACTGAAGAAATCGAAAATGTCGCGGCTTATGTTTTGGAACAAGCAGAAAAAGATTGGAAATAA